In the Candidatus Eisenbacteria bacterium genome, CACCCCTGTTCAGGCAGTTTCTTGAAACACTTGAACAACTCAATCCAGATGACAAAGCGCAGCTTTCAAGATGCCAGGACCTTGCTGAGAAGCTAAATCTTTTGGGGAGTTACGTGAACCGAACCCGGCGAGTCCAGGTGAAGGAAAACCGACCCATGCGGGACCCAGTGGTCCTGAGTGTTGAGTACTCCTCCGAGGAGATGTCCCTCTATAAAGCGATCCTTGGAATCGTCCGACGGAGATGCCGCCAGGACAGTCGACCCTTTCACGTTTTTCAGGTACTGGGCCTGCAATTGCGTGCCGCGAGCTGCCTGCCGGTGCTGGCGCAAGAGATCCGGGATGGGCGGTTTGGGGAAGTCCAGGACCTGTTTGATGAGGCTATGGGCGAAGAAGTTTTTGACGATCTCTTCAACGAGGACCAAAAAGAGGAGCTTGGCGTGTCAGAGATTAGTCGGCTCCTTGCCTATGACTTCGAAAAGAATGACAGCAAGTATTACCAACTGCGCCGGATGCTCGTTGAAGTGGTGCCTGACGAGAAGGTCATTGTCTTCGCTTACTACCGCCCCACGCTTAGTTATCTGAGACGCCGCTTGATGTCAGATGGAGTTAGCGTAACCGTAATCCACGGCGGCGTGCCGAACGAACAACGTTGGGAGGAGATCGACCGGTTCAAGGATCCGCGTGGCCCCAGGGTATTGCTTTCGTCCGAGGTTGGCAGCGAGGGGATCGACCTCCAGTTCTGCCGGGTGCTTGCCAATTACGACCTACCCTGGAACCCCATGCGAGTCGAGCAGCGGATCGGACGCATCGACCGCGTTGGACAGCAGGCAAAACGTATCTCCGTGGTCAACTTCAAGGTCAAGGATACTATTGAGGAGCGGCTCTACGATCGTCTGCATTCCAAGCTTGAACGCTTCGCCAACAGTCTCGGAGACCTCGAAGCCGTGATTGGCCGAGAGGTGCAACAGCTGACTGTGGAACTCCTAAGCAAAGAATTGACGGCAGGGGAGGAACTGCGGCTAATGGAGCAAACCGAGCGCGTGATTCACTCTCGGCTTCTGCAGATCCAGGCGCTCGAAGAATCAGAAGACGTGCTCATCGCCTTTTCTGATTACGTTCAACACAAGATCGAGGAGGACCGGGAGAAAGGCCGATATCTCCAGCCAGACGAACTGGAGGACTATCTAACCGATTTCTTTGAGCGAGAATTTCAGGGCTGTGAAGTCAATCACAACACACCCCTTGACGGCTGCCTCCGAATCCGGCTGATCCAAGAAGCCCGCTCATCGCTGGGGGATTTCATCGGCGGGGACCGATCTCTGAGTGCGCGTCCGCTCCGGCAACGCGAGTTCAGTATTACCTTCCGCCGGGAGGTGCTGCAACGTCTCCCACTCAACCAGCGATCCGGCATCTATTTCATCAACCATCTCTCTCCGTTAATCCGCTGGATCACAAAGGTTAACCACGACCGCGCGCACAGTTTTTTTAACCTGTCAGCAGTACGGATCAGCCATCCCGATTTGAAGCCTGGTGATTACTGCTACAGGATCGAGCGTTGGAAGCTGAAGGGTCTTTACGCGAAGGAAAGGCTTGCTTATGGAGTGCGGTCGCTTGCGGACTGTGCGAACTATCCACCGGAAGAATCTGAGGCCTTCATTCAGCACCTGCTTCGCAAAGGAGGCGACTGGGACTATGTGGATTGCGACCGAGAGGCTCTGTCCCATGCCCATGATGCATTGGAGGAAAGCTTGGCAGAGCAGTTTTCGTTAGCAGTGGAGGAGTTCCAGGCAGAGAACGATACTATCCACCAAATTAAGACTCAGCGTGTCCGGGCCATCTTCGACCGACGCATCACTGAACACGAGCAGCGCCTGGAGACCTTACGACAAAAAAGGGGCGATGATAGAATGATTCGCCCAGCAGAGGGCTTACTCCGAACTGCAAAGGAGAACAAGGAGCAGCGGCTTCGGGAACTAAATGAGAAATCCAAGGTCGACATGGAACAGTCGCCCGTGGCTGCTGGTGTCTTCCAGGTGATTGGGACGCCCGCAACACAGAACCAGTGAAAAATCCATGAGCAATTGGAAGGGTTTTCTTCAGAGACTTAAGGAAAAGCTCTTTGTAAAAAAGAGCGAGAAATACATAGCTACCTATTCTCCTCCGCAACAGGCGAAAACGGTTT is a window encoding:
- a CDS encoding SNF2-related protein; the encoded protein is MCPDPTKCDIPFSPGDWVIDRHNPGQPGQYTGKWRKAGPHIMVQLFYPGGGTSYRPLSSLDAIPPPGSMVEQLRRGHFGKVRDLQRLITYEKLKGTLHEVIYSMEAAQIDFYPYQFKPVLKFINSPTERLIIADEVGLGKTIEAALIWMELQARRQAQRLLVVCPKILAEKWREELRTKFMFDARIVDFVELQREVSDLKSNGPGHPFILIATYTGLRPPKNEVRLLKEHPEEELGGSEKTAFLRELRHWSLGYDPFDMVIFDEAHYMRTPGTATFHLGASLAIAASSVLCVSATPVNNSNTDLHSLLRLVDESFFESHGMFEELLQANRPAVQAGNALARTPIDMVLLKQAVVGMGSSRFISQSPLFRQFLETLEQLNPDDKAQLSRCQDLAEKLNLLGSYVNRTRRVQVKENRPMRDPVVLSVEYSSEEMSLYKAILGIVRRRCRQDSRPFHVFQVLGLQLRAASCLPVLAQEIRDGRFGEVQDLFDEAMGEEVFDDLFNEDQKEELGVSEISRLLAYDFEKNDSKYYQLRRMLVEVVPDEKVIVFAYYRPTLSYLRRRLMSDGVSVTVIHGGVPNEQRWEEIDRFKDPRGPRVLLSSEVGSEGIDLQFCRVLANYDLPWNPMRVEQRIGRIDRVGQQAKRISVVNFKVKDTIEERLYDRLHSKLERFANSLGDLEAVIGREVQQLTVELLSKELTAGEELRLMEQTERVIHSRLLQIQALEESEDVLIAFSDYVQHKIEEDREKGRYLQPDELEDYLTDFFEREFQGCEVNHNTPLDGCLRIRLIQEARSSLGDFIGGDRSLSARPLRQREFSITFRREVLQRLPLNQRSGIYFINHLSPLIRWITKVNHDRAHSFFNLSAVRISHPDLKPGDYCYRIERWKLKGLYAKERLAYGVRSLADCANYPPEESEAFIQHLLRKGGDWDYVDCDREALSHAHDALEESLAEQFSLAVEEFQAENDTIHQIKTQRVRAIFDRRITEHEQRLETLRQKRGDDRMIRPAEGLLRTAKENKEQRLRELNEKSKVDMEQSPVAAGVFQVIGTPATQNQ